From a single Callithrix jacchus isolate 240 chromosome 5, calJac240_pri, whole genome shotgun sequence genomic region:
- the SPMAP1 gene encoding sperm microtubule associated protein 1 — MAYLCERRLRLEKGFILDGVAVSTLARAYGRSRPKLWSAIPPYNAQQDYHARSYFQSHVVPPILRKTGQDHGGTGRDGWIVDYIHIFGQGQRYLNRRNWAGSGHSLQQVTGHDHYNADLKPLSGFNGRFGYRRNTPALRWSTSVFGEVTTFPLF; from the exons ATGGCGTACCTGTGTGAGCGTCGCCTGCGACTGGAGAAAGGCTTTATCTTGGACGGGGTGGCTGTGAGCACCCTTGCCCGCGCTTATGGGCGCTCTAGGCCCAAGTTGTGGTCCGCGATTCCTCCCTACAACGCGCAGCAGGACTACCACGCCCGCAGCTACTTCCAGAGCCATGTGGTTCCGCCCATTTTGCGGAAAACTGGTCAG GATCATGGCGGTACAGGAAGGGATGGCTGGATAGTAGATTACATCCACATCTTCGGGCAAGGACAGAGATACCTCAACAGGAGAAACTGGGCAGGGTCAG GGCATTCTCTCCAGCAGGTGACTGGGCATGACCACTACAATGCCGATCTTAAACCACTCAGTGGGTTCAATGGAAGGTTTGGCTACCGCCGGAACACCCCGGCCCTCCGTTGGAGCACTTCCGTCTTTGGAGAAGTCACCACGTTTCCTCTGTTCTAA